In Bacillus sp. KH172YL63, one genomic interval encodes:
- a CDS encoding MFS transporter: protein MKKWKNPLLLLTGIGISNIGGWIYLIALNLIVLDEWGSPLAVVMLYVLKPVASLLTNGWSGSLIDRVDKRNLMAGLDFSRAVLIAMLPFLSSTWWMFVVVLFINMGSAVFYPASMSYITAFIPKGNRQRFNALRGLIGSGAFLIGPGVAGLMFMMGTPSFAIYMNGCALLLSGVITLLLPSIKAETPLGTAESNWEVIKGDWLIVRRFSGRNMYVMLLYVLFTSMIVMTAAIDSLEAAFSKEVLGLSNSTYGYLVSIAGGGFVAGSLLNTALAHKLHYRHLMGVGSLIVSLGYTFYAFTADFLGAAIGFALLSFALAFATTGFETFYQEHIPVEIMGRVASIYGLLEGALVILSTILIGVGAELVSIRFIVASSSLVMLGITVILFVTMMNKYWKKQLKKYSECYNK from the coding sequence ATGAAGAAGTGGAAAAATCCTTTACTTTTGCTGACTGGAATCGGCATTTCGAATATTGGCGGGTGGATCTATTTGATCGCCCTGAACTTGATTGTGCTGGATGAATGGGGTTCGCCCCTTGCCGTGGTGATGCTTTATGTGCTTAAGCCCGTGGCGTCATTGTTGACGAATGGCTGGTCAGGGAGCTTGATCGACCGGGTCGATAAGCGGAACCTGATGGCTGGCCTCGACTTTTCGAGGGCCGTGCTGATTGCCATGCTGCCGTTTCTTTCGTCGACCTGGTGGATGTTTGTTGTCGTGCTTTTCATCAATATGGGAAGTGCGGTGTTTTATCCGGCATCGATGAGTTATATCACGGCTTTCATACCGAAGGGAAACAGACAGCGGTTCAATGCGCTCCGTGGATTGATCGGCTCAGGCGCGTTTCTCATCGGACCGGGTGTTGCCGGCTTGATGTTCATGATGGGTACGCCTTCATTTGCCATCTACATGAATGGATGCGCCCTCCTTTTGTCAGGTGTGATTACCCTGCTTTTACCGAGCATAAAGGCAGAAACTCCTCTGGGAACAGCTGAAAGCAACTGGGAGGTCATCAAAGGGGATTGGCTGATTGTCAGGCGTTTTAGCGGACGTAACATGTACGTGATGCTTCTGTACGTATTGTTCACCTCTATGATCGTGATGACGGCGGCAATCGATTCATTGGAGGCAGCATTTTCTAAAGAAGTACTGGGGCTGTCGAATAGCACATACGGATACCTGGTAAGCATTGCGGGAGGAGGATTTGTCGCCGGATCGCTTTTGAATACTGCACTTGCACACAAGCTTCATTACAGGCACCTGATGGGAGTTGGATCGCTGATCGTTTCCCTCGGATATACCTTTTACGCCTTCACGGCAGATTTTCTCGGTGCGGCAATCGGCTTTGCCCTTTTATCCTTTGCCCTCGCCTTTGCGACGACTGGTTTTGAAACTTTCTATCAAGAGCATATCCCGGTTGAAATCATGGGAAGGGTGGCAAGCATCTATGGATTACTCGAAGGTGCCCTCGTCATCCTGTCGACGATCCTCATCGGCGTTGGTGCCGAATTGGTGTCGATCCGCTTCATCGTGGCATCAAGTTCTCTCGTCATGCTCGGGATCACCGTGATTTTATTCGTTACCATGATGAATAAATATTGGAAAAAACAGTTAAAGAAGTATTCTGAATGTTATAATAAGTAA
- a CDS encoding GNAT family N-acetyltransferase yields the protein MKHRDLTIETPRLVIRPFTNSDYGNWIREHMNRLPSQHKYDVGFQDMRECTEFWFRDMLEKQEEMMEKDEVYILGIFLKEGPTVGTIDFSTLMRYNFHWGRAGYTVHNTYWNRGYGKEAMRAALQLAFTKLGYHRIEAHINLDNTPSIKLAESIGMQYECTRKGFIYEFGKWTDNLVYYANAGEND from the coding sequence GTGAAGCATAGAGACTTAACGATTGAAACACCACGGCTGGTGATCAGGCCTTTCACCAACAGTGATTACGGCAACTGGATAAGGGAGCATATGAACAGGCTTCCGTCACAGCATAAATACGATGTCGGCTTTCAGGATATGAGAGAGTGCACGGAGTTCTGGTTCCGTGACATGCTGGAGAAGCAGGAGGAAATGATGGAAAAGGATGAAGTCTATATTCTTGGAATCTTTCTGAAGGAAGGACCGACCGTCGGGACGATCGATTTCTCCACGCTCATGAGGTACAACTTTCATTGGGGCCGGGCCGGGTACACCGTCCATAATACTTATTGGAACAGGGGATACGGGAAGGAAGCGATGCGTGCAGCGCTTCAGCTCGCATTCACCAAACTGGGCTATCACCGGATCGAAGCCCATATCAATCTTGACAACACACCCTCCATCAAGCTCGCAGAAAGCATCGGCATGCAGTATGAATGCACAAGAAAAGGCTTCATCTATGAGTTCGGCAAATGGACGGACAATCTTGTGTACTATGCGAATGCAGGGGAGAATGATTGA
- the moaA gene encoding GTP 3',8-cyclase MoaA, whose amino-acid sequence MNQPVLDKLKRPLRDLRISVTDKCNFRCTYCMPAEIFGPDFPFLKKGELLSFEEIEHLTNIFVKELGVKKLRITGGEPLMRKDLPMLISKLKQIDGLNDIAMTTNGSLLPKFAKDLKAAGLDRVSISLDSLNDDIFGSINGRGVSVQTVLNGIDAASEAGLKVKINMVVKRGMNEQEVVPMAEFFREKGHILRFIEYMDVGNSNQWKLDEVYSKQQILDDIHKVMPIEPIDPNYKGEVAKRYRYVGSKEEIGVISSVSDAFCSSCNRARLSADGKLFTCLFASNGHDLKTILRSDEAGTITDEIKNIWFGRQDRYSEDRENKSLERKKVEMHHIGG is encoded by the coding sequence ATGAATCAACCAGTGCTGGACAAGCTCAAGCGCCCTCTCCGCGACCTGCGCATATCTGTCACGGATAAATGCAACTTCAGATGCACATACTGCATGCCTGCTGAGATTTTCGGGCCTGACTTTCCTTTCCTGAAAAAAGGAGAGCTGCTCTCGTTCGAGGAAATCGAGCACCTGACCAACATCTTCGTGAAGGAACTCGGTGTAAAAAAGCTCCGCATCACCGGAGGAGAACCCCTCATGCGGAAAGACTTACCCATGTTAATCAGTAAATTAAAACAAATTGACGGATTGAACGATATCGCCATGACAACAAACGGATCCCTTCTGCCTAAGTTTGCAAAAGATTTGAAAGCTGCAGGATTGGACCGGGTTTCAATCAGCCTGGATTCCTTGAATGATGATATATTCGGAAGCATCAACGGACGGGGTGTGTCGGTCCAAACAGTATTGAACGGCATCGACGCAGCCTCTGAAGCAGGCCTGAAGGTGAAGATCAATATGGTCGTCAAGCGGGGGATGAACGAGCAGGAAGTCGTTCCAATGGCTGAATTCTTCCGTGAAAAAGGCCATATTCTAAGGTTCATAGAATATATGGATGTCGGAAACTCCAACCAGTGGAAGCTGGACGAAGTCTATTCTAAGCAGCAGATCCTGGACGACATCCACAAAGTGATGCCCATCGAACCGATCGATCCGAACTACAAAGGAGAAGTCGCCAAAAGGTATCGTTATGTGGGAAGCAAGGAAGAAATCGGCGTGATCTCATCTGTATCTGACGCCTTTTGCTCAAGCTGCAACCGTGCCCGTTTATCGGCAGACGGAAAATTGTTCACCTGCTTATTCGCATCGAACGGACATGATCTCAAGACCATTCTTCGTTCAGACGAAGCCGGCACAATCACCGACGAAATCAAGAATATATGGTTCGGCCGCCAGGACCGCTATTCAGAAGACCGTGAGAACAAGTCCCTTGAAAGAAAGAAAGTTGAAATGCATCATATCGGCGGATGA
- the proS gene encoding proline--tRNA ligase: MAKEFVKDVTGMEEDFAQWYTDVVTKAELVDYSSVRGSMIIMPYGYAIWENIKEALDAKIKETGHENVYMPLFIPESLLQREKDHIEGFAPEVAWVTHGGEEELAERLCVRPTSEVLFGEHYKNIIHSYRDLPKLYNQWANVVRWEKTTRPFLRTLEFLWQEGHTCHETDQDAHDETVKMLEVYAELCEELLAIPVIKGQKTEKEKFAGAKYTYTIESLMHDGKALQSGTSHHLGDGFAKAFGIQFTDREGKLQHVQQTSWGLTTRIIGAMIMVHGDDRGLVVPPRIAPTQLMIVPIAQHKEGVLYFAYQLKDQLSGRVRVGIDASDKKPGWKFNEYEMKGIPLRLEVGPRDIENGQVVLARRDTGEKITVLIEEIERKVSELLQDIQAGLLEKARTHREEKTKVVTSFDGFKETVSEKGGFIKAMWCGDRVCEDKIKEETGATSRCMPFEQEMIADTCVCCGKGAKHLVYWAKAY, encoded by the coding sequence ATGGCGAAAGAATTTGTGAAAGATGTGACGGGCATGGAGGAAGACTTTGCCCAGTGGTATACGGATGTGGTGACGAAGGCTGAGCTTGTCGATTATTCAAGCGTACGGGGGTCGATGATCATCATGCCTTACGGATATGCGATTTGGGAAAATATCAAGGAGGCTCTTGATGCCAAAATCAAGGAAACCGGTCATGAAAATGTGTATATGCCGCTTTTTATCCCTGAAAGTCTGCTGCAGCGGGAGAAGGATCATATTGAAGGATTTGCGCCGGAAGTGGCGTGGGTGACCCATGGCGGGGAAGAGGAATTGGCGGAGAGACTGTGTGTGCGGCCGACGTCTGAGGTCCTGTTTGGCGAGCATTATAAAAACATTATCCACTCCTATCGTGATCTGCCTAAATTGTACAATCAATGGGCGAATGTGGTGCGCTGGGAAAAGACGACCCGTCCATTCCTCCGTACGCTGGAATTTTTATGGCAGGAGGGGCATACGTGTCATGAGACCGATCAAGATGCCCATGATGAAACGGTAAAGATGCTGGAGGTGTACGCAGAGCTTTGTGAAGAGCTGCTCGCAATCCCTGTCATTAAGGGGCAGAAAACGGAAAAAGAGAAGTTTGCCGGTGCGAAATATACGTATACAATCGAGAGTCTGATGCATGACGGGAAAGCCCTTCAGTCGGGAACTTCCCACCATTTGGGGGATGGATTCGCCAAAGCGTTCGGCATTCAATTCACCGATCGGGAAGGGAAGCTTCAGCACGTGCAGCAGACGTCTTGGGGGCTAACGACCCGCATCATCGGGGCGATGATCATGGTGCATGGAGATGACCGGGGCCTTGTCGTTCCACCAAGGATCGCACCGACCCAGTTGATGATCGTGCCAATTGCCCAACACAAGGAAGGGGTACTTTATTTTGCCTATCAATTGAAGGATCAATTATCAGGACGTGTCCGTGTGGGAATCGATGCGAGTGACAAGAAGCCGGGATGGAAGTTCAATGAGTATGAAATGAAGGGGATCCCTCTCCGTTTGGAAGTTGGTCCACGGGACATCGAGAATGGACAGGTGGTGCTTGCAAGACGGGATACCGGTGAAAAGATCACGGTCTTAATAGAGGAGATTGAGAGGAAAGTCAGTGAATTGCTGCAGGACATCCAGGCAGGTCTGCTTGAAAAAGCCAGAACGCATCGTGAAGAAAAAACGAAGGTTGTGACTTCATTTGACGGATTCAAGGAGACGGTCTCTGAAAAAGGCGGCTTCATTAAAGCGATGTGGTGTGGCGACCGGGTATGTGAAGACAAGATCAAAGAAGAAACCGGTGCGACTTCCAGATGCATGCCTTTCGAGCAGGAAATGATCGCTGATACATGCGTGTGTTGCGGCAAGGGAGCAAAACATCTGGTGTATTGGGCAAAGGCATACTGA
- the fdhD gene encoding formate dehydrogenase accessory sulfurtransferase FdhD — MDEMMSQQRSITKYRNGRLEELEDDIVIEFALTIFINGEEFATMVCSPTHLEELVIGFLASEGAILFKDDITDFKIDQDGGFAYVKLKTKIDMDQRQYAKRVIGSCCGKSRQFYFQNDARTAKTSMMKTTIHPEQCIQLMKAMQENSHVFKNTGGVHNAALCTTSEVLIDRADIGRHNALDKLYGYSLINKISVRDKILVFSGRISSEVLLKAAKIGVGMVLSKSAPTDLAIKLANDLNITTVGFIRGTSFNVYSHPERIIDQPEV, encoded by the coding sequence ATGGATGAAATGATGAGCCAACAACGGTCCATCACGAAATATAGAAATGGCAGACTGGAAGAGTTGGAAGATGATATCGTCATAGAATTTGCCCTTACCATCTTCATCAACGGAGAAGAGTTTGCCACAATGGTGTGCTCCCCTACTCATTTAGAAGAACTGGTCATTGGCTTCCTCGCCTCTGAGGGCGCCATCCTTTTTAAAGATGACATAACCGATTTCAAAATCGATCAAGACGGGGGCTTCGCCTACGTCAAGCTCAAAACAAAGATTGATATGGATCAAAGGCAATATGCTAAACGGGTCATCGGATCCTGCTGCGGGAAAAGCAGACAGTTTTATTTCCAAAACGATGCCCGCACTGCCAAGACATCGATGATGAAGACGACGATCCACCCGGAACAGTGCATACAACTGATGAAGGCGATGCAAGAAAACAGCCATGTGTTCAAAAATACCGGCGGCGTTCACAACGCAGCCCTATGTACCACCAGTGAAGTGCTCATTGACCGGGCAGACATCGGCAGGCATAATGCCCTCGATAAATTATACGGATATAGCTTAATCAACAAAATTTCCGTCCGGGATAAAATCCTCGTGTTCAGCGGCAGGATTTCTTCTGAAGTGTTATTGAAGGCTGCCAAGATCGGAGTCGGAATGGTGCTTTCCAAGTCTGCCCCGACCGATCTTGCCATCAAGCTCGCCAATGACTTGAATATCACGACAGTCGGATTCATCCGTGGAACATCTTTCAATGTCTATTCACATCCAGAAAGAATCATAGATCAGCCAGAAGTGTAA